The following are from one region of the Flavimobilis soli genome:
- a CDS encoding alpha/beta fold hydrolase, whose protein sequence is MSDHSYGVIEAGSGHLGHVTWAAFGPTDSPLPPAVLVHGLGDSAACWPGVVEHLAESRLVIVSDLRGHGDSPLPDGPVTVRALADDLAVVVHRVAQRPAALIGHSLGGLVAQDLALRGPALVSALVLEDPAWTASDTTFPDVARTLRELNTTPYARLLASVTRDHPTWPAAEAAPWAASKRQLDPRFLDRAAGFSQDWLSPLARLAPDGEFTTTVLLGQEELGGIIPAEMAERAEELLDGKGEVLVLAAGHDVRREQRATYLHLLDEALVPRTAG, encoded by the coding sequence GTGAGCGACCACAGCTACGGGGTCATCGAGGCAGGCTCAGGCCACCTCGGTCACGTCACGTGGGCAGCTTTCGGCCCCACCGACTCCCCGCTCCCCCCGGCCGTGCTGGTCCACGGCCTGGGCGACTCCGCCGCCTGCTGGCCCGGCGTCGTCGAGCACCTCGCCGAGAGCCGGCTCGTCATCGTCTCCGACCTGCGCGGCCATGGAGACTCCCCGCTCCCGGACGGTCCCGTCACGGTGCGCGCCCTCGCCGACGACCTCGCCGTCGTCGTCCACCGCGTGGCCCAGCGACCGGCGGCCCTGATCGGCCACTCGCTCGGCGGGCTCGTCGCGCAGGACCTCGCCCTGCGCGGTCCCGCGCTCGTCTCGGCCCTCGTGCTCGAAGACCCTGCCTGGACGGCGAGCGACACCACCTTCCCCGACGTCGCGCGCACCTTGCGCGAGCTGAACACCACACCGTACGCACGGCTCCTCGCGTCCGTCACCCGCGACCACCCGACGTGGCCCGCTGCCGAGGCCGCGCCGTGGGCGGCGTCGAAGCGCCAGCTCGACCCGCGCTTCCTCGACCGCGCGGCCGGCTTCTCGCAGGACTGGCTGTCACCGCTGGCGCGGCTCGCGCCCGACGGCGAGTTCACGACGACGGTCCTGCTCGGGCAGGAGGAGCTCGGCGGGATCATCCCCGCAGAGATGGCCGAGCGGGCCGAAGAGCTGCTCGACGGCAAGGGTGAGGTGCTCGTCCTCGCTGCGGGCCACGACGTCCGACGTGAGCAGCGCGCGACCTACCTGCACCTCCTCGACGAGGCGCTCGTCCCCCGCACCGCGGGCTGA